The following are from one region of the Gammaproteobacteria bacterium genome:
- a CDS encoding HU family DNA-binding protein, translating into MNKAELIDAVAASADISKADSSRALDAVIAAIGKALKKGDQVTLVGFGTFLVRKRAARTGRNPRTGDAIKIKASKVPAFKAGKALKDTVN; encoded by the coding sequence GTGAATAAAGCCGAACTCATAGATGCAGTAGCCGCCTCAGCCGATATCTCCAAAGCAGACTCCAGCCGCGCCTTGGACGCCGTCATTGCAGCGATCGGTAAGGCCCTCAAGAAGGGCGACCAAGTCACGCTGGTGGGCTTTGGGACCTTCCTGGTGCGCAAGCGCGCAGCGCGTACCGGACGCAATCCCCGCACCGGGGACGCAATCAAGATCAAGGCCTCCAAAGTACCCGCCTTCAAGGCTGGTAAAGCACTCAAGGATACCGTAAACTGA
- a CDS encoding SurA N-terminal domain-containing protein, producing the protein MLQSIRDRAQGWLAWIIVGLIIIPFALWGVQEYEGAGAGVNVATVNGVDITQQRFQRVYDQQRQRLRAQLGGDFNSQDETRIKQTVLDNLIRDEVIRQTAEALKLRVSNAQLAQEVGAIPQFQENGQFSPQLFQQALRAQGLSPEGLESQLRQGLIMEQLNTGVTVTSIITPAELDQAIRIKNQQRDIGYLVLPWASFKEGVNPDEGAVQKYYEQNREQLASPEQVSIEYIELSAQALASQIILDEQELHKLYEEHAATYATPEQRRASHILITVDKAADEAAVTAAKAKAEEIRQRLIKGEDFAKVAKEVSQDPGSAPRGGDLGFFGKGAMDKAFEDRVFSLKAGELSEPVRSTFGFHIIKLAEIKPAVTKGFAEVRPDLVKELQQRKTQQMFFEKTEPLTNLSFENPDTLAVASKELGLPIQSSDLFDRKGGEGITSNPKVVTAAFSEDILKRGFNSEPIETGDNRLVVLRVKEHKPAAQRSLEEVRQTIVEQLRTEMAQAKARAAGEVFMERLKKGEDPAAIAKEYRVEWVKSGLIGRDETKINPQIVRAAFRLNKPAKDALPAVGGESLESGDYAVPAVYAVREGDPAGMESAARTALKRELQRNLAQSEYDLLVAEAKNEAKIVIHPDKL; encoded by the coding sequence ATGTTACAAAGCATTCGAGACCGTGCCCAGGGTTGGCTGGCATGGATAATCGTTGGGCTCATTATCATCCCCTTTGCGCTGTGGGGCGTTCAAGAATATGAGGGCGCCGGCGCCGGCGTGAATGTCGCCACGGTCAACGGCGTAGACATCACCCAGCAACGCTTTCAGCGTGTTTATGACCAGCAGCGCCAGCGGTTGCGTGCGCAGCTCGGCGGCGATTTCAACTCCCAGGATGAGACCAGGATCAAGCAGACCGTGCTCGATAATCTTATCCGCGACGAGGTGATACGCCAAACCGCTGAGGCCCTGAAGCTGCGCGTCAGCAACGCCCAGCTTGCCCAGGAGGTCGGCGCTATTCCTCAATTCCAGGAGAACGGCCAGTTTTCTCCGCAGCTTTTCCAGCAGGCGTTGCGCGCCCAAGGGCTGTCCCCGGAGGGCCTGGAATCGCAACTGCGCCAGGGTTTGATCATGGAGCAATTAAATACCGGTGTGACCGTCACCTCGATCATCACGCCAGCCGAGCTGGATCAGGCGATACGCATCAAGAATCAGCAGCGTGACATCGGCTACCTGGTGTTGCCCTGGGCCAGTTTCAAGGAGGGCGTAAATCCCGATGAGGGGGCCGTCCAAAAATATTATGAACAAAACCGGGAGCAACTGGCGAGCCCCGAGCAGGTCAGCATTGAATATATAGAGTTGTCCGCGCAGGCGCTGGCCTCACAGATCATCCTTGACGAACAGGAGCTGCATAAACTCTACGAAGAGCATGCGGCCACTTACGCCACCCCCGAGCAACGCCGCGCCAGCCATATCCTGATTACCGTGGACAAGGCGGCCGATGAGGCCGCTGTGACTGCCGCCAAAGCCAAGGCGGAGGAAATCCGTCAGCGGCTGATAAAGGGGGAGGACTTCGCCAAGGTCGCCAAAGAGGTTTCACAGGATCCCGGCTCGGCCCCGCGGGGCGGCGACCTGGGCTTTTTCGGCAAGGGCGCGATGGACAAGGCCTTCGAGGATCGCGTGTTCAGCCTCAAGGCCGGCGAATTGAGCGAACCGGTCAGGAGTACGTTCGGTTTTCACATTATAAAGCTCGCAGAGATCAAACCGGCGGTGACCAAGGGATTTGCCGAGGTGCGCCCTGATCTGGTCAAGGAACTGCAACAGCGCAAGACGCAACAAATGTTCTTTGAAAAAACCGAACCGCTCACCAACCTCAGCTTTGAAAACCCGGATACCCTGGCCGTCGCCTCCAAAGAACTGGGACTGCCCATACAGAGCAGCGACTTATTTGACCGCAAGGGCGGGGAAGGAATTACCTCCAACCCCAAGGTTGTGACGGCGGCGTTCAGCGAGGACATCCTGAAGCGTGGTTTTAATAGCGAGCCCATCGAGACAGGCGATAACCGGCTGGTAGTGCTGCGTGTCAAGGAGCACAAACCGGCCGCGCAACGCTCCCTGGAAGAGGTGCGCCAGACCATCGTCGAGCAGTTGCGCACCGAGATGGCGCAGGCCAAGGCGCGCGCAGCCGGAGAGGTCTTCATGGAGCGGCTCAAGAAAGGTGAAGACCCTGCCGCTATAGCTAAGGAGTACCGGGTTGAATGGGTCAAATCCGGCCTGATCGGGCGCGATGAGACCAAAATCAACCCGCAGATCGTGCGTGCCGCCTTCAGATTGAACAAGCCGGCCAAGGATGCCCTCCCCGCTGTGGGTGGGGAGTCTCTGGAAAGCGGCGATTACGCGGTGCCGGCGGTATACGCGGTGCGTGAGGGTGACCCTGCCGGCATGGAGTCCGCCGCCCGTACCGCGCTCAAGCGCGAATTGCAGCGCAATCTGGCGCAAAGCGAATATGATCTGCTCGTCGCGGAGGCTAAAAACGAGGCAAAGATCGTCATTCACCCCGATAAGCTTTGA
- a CDS encoding DUF3579 domain-containing protein: MLKQECKLVIESVNEDGKKFRPSDWIERISTSLATFGPDHRLHYSKTAQPKVVNGEKCLVVDTALHEKDPAAFEYILNFAKSNRLRVHEECVDLETKN, translated from the coding sequence ATGCTGAAGCAAGAATGTAAGTTAGTAATTGAAAGTGTCAATGAGGACGGTAAAAAGTTCAGACCCAGCGATTGGATAGAACGGATCTCGACCTCTTTAGCTACCTTCGGGCCGGATCATCGTTTGCATTATTCCAAGACGGCTCAACCCAAGGTTGTCAACGGCGAGAAGTGTCTGGTGGTGGATACGGCGCTGCACGAAAAAGATCCGGCCGCCTTCGAGTACATTCTTAATTTCGCCAAGTCGAACCGGCTGCGTGTCCATGAGGAATGCGTGGATCTGGAAACTAAAAACTAG
- the dksA gene encoding RNA polymerase-binding protein DksA produces MAVTRMSGSKSAALGFAPYKEKKGEEYMNEKQVQHFREILLAWKRELMEEVDRTVHHMQDEAINYPDPNDRASQESEITMELRARDRERKLIKKIDESLVKLDMNDYGFCDACGVEIGIRRLEARPTATQCIDCKILDEIREKQMA; encoded by the coding sequence ATGGCGGTAACCAGGATGAGCGGCTCCAAGAGCGCCGCGCTAGGCTTCGCACCCTACAAGGAAAAGAAGGGTGAGGAGTACATGAATGAGAAACAGGTACAGCATTTCCGGGAGATACTCCTGGCCTGGAAACGGGAGCTCATGGAAGAGGTGGACCGCACCGTTCATCACATGCAGGATGAGGCCATCAACTACCCGGACCCGAATGACCGGGCCAGCCAGGAATCGGAGATCACGATGGAACTGCGCGCGCGTGACCGCGAACGCAAGCTCATCAAAAAGATTGACGAGTCGCTGGTCAAACTCGACATGAACGATTACGGCTTTTGCGATGCCTGCGGTGTTGAGATCGGCATCCGGCGCCTGGAGGCGCGTCCTACTGCGACGCAATGCATAGACTGCAAGATTTTGGACGAGATCCGCGAAAAACAGATGGCTTGA